TCATTTATCTCATGACTTCATCAATGAGGCCCatttcaaaaggaaaatcataatTCCCACCTCCATTGGTATCTACAGCTGATGCAGTTTCGTCAGCCAAGAGGCTGGCAATAAGCTCCTGATCTTCAATGGTATGGTCAGCGAATAGGCTTTCCCACCATAAAATATCCTGGTTTGGTTGGACCAGTGTGGGTTGCAGCTCACTACAAGTACTGCCTTGTGTCTCATAAGCATCCACAGCTGTAGTTTTGAATGTGAACCCTAGAAAGAGTTTGCAAGGCTTAGGCTTTATCAGAGTGTTTTCAGAATTGGTTTGGGCTTTATCTTTCCCTTTTTCCTGGATGGGAACCATCTTCCTGAAGCGATGATGGTGCCAGTAATTCTTGACATCATTCGCAGTCCTCCCTGGAAGTCTGCCGGCAATCAAGGACCATCTGGAAAAACATAGCTACaacttttttaaaagtgttaaaTTAAAATGATCTTGTTTGAGTTTCTAATTCATGGGGGCGTTGTTTCTTTAACCATCAGCTCCAGAATTTGGTTTGGGTTAAGGATCagacaaggaaaaaaattaagggaagGTAGGtacaattcttttttctttgcaaGTGAAAAAGCTTAATTgattattttccttcaatttttttctttcattttcctcgTATTTTCTCAGGATTCAATCCAAACTTGTATCTCTATTACCAATCTAACAGTGGCTATACTAAATGTAATaggaaattaataaataaacttgCCTGTTTCCCAACAGCTTATGAAGTCTAATCATGAGATCGACTTCATCTGATGCAAATTTTCCTCTCTTAATATTTGGCTTTAAATAGTTGAACCATCTCAATCTACAGCTTTTGCGGCATCTACTCAAACCTGAGAAAGCAACTCTTCCAGTTAGGAATATAAAAGTTTGCAGGCTTCCTCTCATATGTATATATTACCTGCTCGGAGTGGGAACCAGATGCCACTTTTCTTCTCCATAATTCTCAAcacattttcttaaaagaatatcTTCTTCCCGAGTCCATTTTCCCTTTGTAACTCCCAAACTCTCCATAGCTTTTCCTCAACTCGACATAGAACATATGCAACTTGTCCGATTAATTTAACTtgggtggtgtttgttttttcacttaattttaaatagaaccttaatgcttaatagtgttaaatattaggttgtttgtttttatagtattttatttctattaagtattaaaaagtaaaaaaaatcaatatgtcatttttttttatttagaaaaagctatatattttggttttttttatttaataaaaagtttataataagtcataaaaaagtagaaaaacaaacaacctaaattctaaaactaaattgctttcagtaaaaagctaaaaaaacaaacaccaccttggTATGTACTTCATATGATTTGCGTGCTTTCATTACAACCACACAACTCCAAGTAAAACTGATTCTTAATTAAGTGACATGAGCTGGTTGGTAGCCTTAGTAACAACAGTGTAACAACTACTTCAATTTAAGCGAGTATTCCAACCACAGGTCCCTAAGTACGGATTCTTAAGTAACAGGAACTTCAGTTTAACCGTGTAATTGTTTATAGCTAAAAAGAAAGACCAACTCCCTTTCTCTCCATGACATTCACCCAAACGCATTTGAGATTTCTGCATTTCATCTTAATATCAGAGTTGTGATTCTTGAAGCTCTCCTCCCAGGGTCTCATCCTCTACTCTTGGTCGTCCTCACCATAATGGTATTGGTTCAAAGCCAAATGCAACTTCGATTATGTTGCCTTTGAATCAAGCATTCACCGTCAGACTTGATAGCTCAATTATCTccaaaatgaaactaaatattGTAATTGCTAATGGACTCAAGGAGATGATCGATGGCTCATGACCTTGTCCACCAAAATTTCTTGAGAACTTTGAGATTGCAAATCCAAATTTTCATCTCAAGCAACTACGTAATCATCTAGTCATGTGTTGGATTTATTCATCTCTCACTGAAAATCATGTGATGTCTCAAATCATCGGTCTCTCTTTGACTTCTGACGTTTGAAATTCTCTTAAAGACATTCTTCTCTGCCGCATCAAAGGCTAGAATTATGCAACTTCTCCTTGAGTATGATGGAGTATATATCTTCTTAAGGAGAAATTCATTGTGGATAATCTTGTTgcaattagagaattaatttctAAACAAGATCACGTTCCTTACTTAGAGGATTAGGACTTGACTAGGCATGAAGCCCTGAGTATGAAGAGATTCATAGTATGTTGCTCACTTATGAGCATTGCTTGGAGCAACAGAATGCCATTGATGAGGCAAATCTTCTTCAGACAAGTGTAGCTTCTCTGCAATCACAAAGAACCAACTATGAGAAAAATCAAAGGTTTGGAAAATTCAAGTTTCAAAGAGGAAACCATAACCAGGGCCAACAACATTCAATCAGTGGCAGTTTGGTCATCACAGACGTGGTTtctataataataacaatggaAATTCAAGTTGAGGCAATCACTATATATTTGGATAATTTCTCAATAACTAATTTTTATGGAGATGGTGATGGTAAGACACAATGCCAAGCTTGCAGCAAATATGGTCATAATACCATCAATTGCTATCATCCCTCCAACCTCCTATCAACAATCAACTTGCGGTGATGATTGCTTCTCCTTCCACTGTTGGTAATGTCAACTAGCTCATGGACATCGGAGCTGCTCACCATCTAATTTCTAATCTGAACAATTGTTACAACACCTAAGCCATTCTCTAGCTCTAATAAAGTTATCATTGGGAATGGTAATGACTTAGCAATATCTCATGCTGGTTCTTCTATTATTTCTAGTTCATGACCTTTAATTCTCAAGAATGCTTTATATGTTCCTCCCATTGCTAAAATTCTTGTTAGTGTCCATATTCAGCACCCTAGTATCTCAATAGATTTACACAATTATACTCTTTGCACTATATTTGCATTGTAAACATTTAAGTAAACATCGATATTTACCGTacaatgtaaataacaatatcTTCTATTAGAATTCAATAAAGATACTTTTAGAATCTAATTATaagtaaatcaattttttattttttattttcaattttagttataatttgactgtttttactaaattttcttcaaaataagtTTGTCTACATAAAATTAGCAAAGATGAAATTTCGAAAAATTATATCGAGTATAATCaacatgaaaacaataaaattcaatattttttattttaaaatttgaaactttcaaaaatgacttttttttccaTACTTAGTGACAACTAGAACAACATATAGCATGTATCTGGCTAGAAACTCTCAACCACGTTTTCAACACCCttaaatgaaggaaaattttaaattggaaaCTTGTAACATAAAGTTTTATGCTATTGTTATtatttggatatatatatataaaataataatagacataAAAACATTATGCTCTCCTATGATGATGTTGGTGATGGCACTCCAAAATAGGGTTCTTTTGAGCCCTGATAAAGTCTTTGTCGTCATAGTGTGAGAAGTGGAATGATTGGAGAGTGTGATAAGTTGGCACAACATATAGGGTGTATCTAGTTAAAAACTCTCAATTCTTTGACCATGTTTTCAACACCGttaaatgaaggaaaattctAAATTGAAAACTTGTAACGTAAAGTTTTAtgctatcattattatttgaaaatatatataatagacaaaagaaaaaaaatcgttCTCCTATGATGGTGATGATAATGACACTCCAAAATGGGACTTTTGAGCCTTGAGAAAGTCTCAATCACCCTGTATGGGAAATGGAATGATTGGAGAGTGTGAAAAGCTGGCACAACATATAGGGTGTATCTAGTCAGAAACTCTCAATTCTTTGACTATGTTTTCAACACCcttaaataaaggaaaattctaAATTGAAAACTTGTAACGTAAAGTTTTatgctatttttattatttgaaaatatatatataataatcgacatataaaagaattagttgttttttttatattataaccaaaaaatttcaatgtaaaaaataagtgattaacatatatatattaatttgtatttcaaattttagaattatgagTTAACCCTTTAATATCATAGCTTTAGAATTTGAGGTAGAAAAAGATGCGTGATTGGGTAGAAACTAGAAACTAAGACAATGACACACTAGTGTACGTCAAAGATGTCTTAATTATCTTCTAGTGCTTTTGAGTACTTTTTTCATTCCATGTAACCTAAGTCCTTTATCTTCTAGTGCTTTTTAGATCTACTTTTTTAATTAAGCGGAGTATGAGAATCAACTTTAATTTTTGGGTAGTAGGCGACTCCTCGGGGTTATCACTTGAAATGTTGGAAAGAAATTTTTGATGATTAATGatattgatatataaattaatataattcaagaaatccatgAACCTATTTTCGAAATCAACCCTTCTTGGGACATGTTTATAAATGATGGTGTGTTCAATGTATCACGTCtgaattaattgattgatttagaCATGTTTCGTCCCCATCATCTGTTACCCAAATTCTcttaaaattatcaattttttagatGAGCAttataattatcttttttttttcattaaaagtgAATAAtaacattgaaatttttttacaatgaattgtaatattttaaaattttaaataaatttttgtctactttaaaatgaatattaatcaTAAggaacaaatataaaataaatggatgATAATTGTTtcaacaaattataaaatttttacataGTAAAATTATATAAAGGATCCTTTttataaggatgaaaatattttactaaaatgataaaaaaaatatttattaagatTTTAAGTACATTTTCCTAGTTAAAATAAATGGAGGACATATTATTATGTATAGAGGAAATGTTGATATAATGGATTAGTTTTGGTCccaaaaattatgatattaatttgtctaatttttttagttctagattatttttaaaaattactagattAATGTATGAATCTAATGTCTCATGTTTCATTCAATTTGGAGCCCTTTTGCCTAATgagaaatttcaagaattttaCAAAACTTGTTGATAGAGTTACAAGTTTTTGTTTAATAACAAGAGTACTATATGTCTTACCATGGGTAGTACATCCTTAAATAAAAGTTAATgcatacataaataaatagcgGTATGCACTTTCTTCATAATCAACTttcaatatttcctaaaatttctcTGATTTTCTCATTAggcaaacaaattttaaatcaaatgagacttaattaattttttgaattcttgaacaaatcttttaatttaaaaggcaaaaattaagttaattaatattaaaatttcttatGTCAAAATTAGTCTAGAGTgattatattagtttttttctatgtataactatatttttctaacttttctcattggaaaaacaaattttaaatccaATGCCCACGATTATTTCACAAGTCTATttactttcaaaaataatttggaagaTAAAAAGTAAGTCCCACGGCATCAAAATTTCTTAGAACaaaactatttaatttattacttattcaAACATGTACTATTCATTATTGTGCAAAAACTTAGAACTTATTCAATAAGTTCACTAGCTTTTTGGAATTATTCTCATTAGGCAAAAAATACtctaaatcaaaccaaacttaATGCATTGGATTACCATACTAGTtaaataatattctaaaaataattcatagctCAAAATTATACAAAGTACTACTAGACTTGATGATGcttggtaaaccaacttaataacttaaaatatcttaataacttaatttaagtcattttaagtaaattaagtatatttgataaaataatttaatagtataacttaaaatcaaaaataattttgagtaataaataaaaacaattaacttattttttagttcatatcttcattttatctttttactctCATTGGTTCTAATTGTCTTCACGAGCTCCTTTGTTACTCTATGACCTCCACTATTACTTAACCTCATTTGTCATAGTTatagtttatgaaaataattgtcaatttgattatttaactTCAAGTCAACtaaagtcattaagtaataagtattaaattttattaaacactcTAAAACTAgtccaaaataattatataaatttcttttctacacaaaaccatatatttaaaaaaaaaaaattccaactaGGCCAACCAACTTAAAATCATGTGAAATTTAATGCGTTTGATTTGGCaaccattttaatatttttttaaagacgatttggaactaaaaaactatataaattataatgagAATTCAAGGCTAATTGGTCTACAATATCGTGATATCAATGAAGAATAATTTATCCATATGATGAAGAAATTTAGTTATTTCCATAttgtaaatataatattattaatatttatatttatcaaaatattattattcatttttaacaaataaatatcaTTAGTTCTTTATTAGGtaacaaatttataataagttacgTTATTTATTGAAACAATTACTATccatttatcttatatttattccttttaatttaatattcattttaaagtaaatggaaatttatgcaaaattttaaaatattataattcattgttaaaatattcaatgttattattcatttaacaaaaaaaattataattataatgtttatgtgaaaatttgataattttagaaaagataaaaaaaggaaaaaaaaaagagtggatTTAGGAAGATGATTGAATTTGTAAAATAGAAaggataaattttttattaaaaaaaaagatggcaTATTAAGCTAAATAGAAGGGtttaaaaagtagaaaatataaaaataaaaaagatggaTACATTTAATGAGATAAATGGATTAGCAAAGCAACTCATAAGGGTAATTTTGGTATGGGAAGTTACTATTTGTGGGCACTTAGgagattttatttattgctgAGAACTTAGGCTTTTGGGCAGGTGCACCAAGtgttgaatttttaaaaatttgtgcCTCCATACATAATTCtaccattattattttatagaagTCTCAAAAGGGGAGCTGAGAGTACTTTTCCATTGATCTTGTCCCCCCTCAAATCCTAAGTTTTCCTAAATTTTCCA
This DNA window, taken from Vitis vinifera cultivar Pinot Noir 40024 chromosome 2, ASM3070453v1, encodes the following:
- the LOC100244722 gene encoding transcription factor MYB1, which encodes MESLGVTKGKWTREEDILLRKCVENYGEEKWHLVPTPSRVAFSGLSRCRKSCRLRWFNYLKPNIKRGKFASDEVDLMIRLHKLLGNRWSLIAGRLPGRTANDVKNYWHHHRFRKMVPIQEKGKDKAQTNSENTLIKPKPCKLFLGFTFKTTAVDAYETQGSTCSELQPTLVQPNQDILWWESLFADHTIEDQELIASLLADETASAVDTNGGGNYDFPFEMGLIDEVMR